The following proteins are co-located in the Synechocystis sp. PCC 6714 genome:
- a CDS encoding DUF3368 domain-containing protein, which produces MIIVSNTSPISNLLIIGEISLLQRIYPTILIPPAVYSELNRLPVLQPTILSLLDSGWLAIRSPTNVQMLNTLAQMLDPGESEAIALAIEIDAERLLIDERLGRDIATNYGLKLRGLLGLLINAKQQGMIPMLRPILDRLIKQAGFRVSPTLYARILQEAGEENS; this is translated from the coding sequence ATGATTATCGTGAGTAACACTTCACCGATCAGCAATCTGCTCATCATCGGAGAGATTTCACTTTTGCAACGCATTTATCCCACAATTCTGATTCCCCCTGCTGTATATTCAGAACTTAATCGTTTACCCGTTCTTCAGCCTACGATCCTATCTTTGCTCGATTCTGGGTGGTTAGCAATCCGATCACCGACTAATGTTCAAATGCTTAATACACTAGCCCAAATGCTCGATCCAGGTGAAAGTGAAGCGATCGCCCTTGCCATTGAGATTGATGCAGAAAGACTACTCATTGATGAGCGGCTTGGCAGAGATATTGCTACTAACTATGGGCTAAAACTCAGAGGTCTTTTGGGTTTATTAATTAATGCTAAACAACAGGGAATGATTCCAATGCTACGTCCAATTCTTGACCGATTGATTAAACAAGCTGGCTTTAGAGTTAGTCCTACCCTTTATGCTCGAATTCTCCAGGAAGCTGGAGAAGAAAATTCATAA
- the rppA gene encoding two-component system response regulator RppA gives MRILLVEDETDLGLAIKKVLVSEKYVVDWVTDGSQAWDYLDNQWTDYTVAVVDWLLPGLSGLGLCQKLRAQGNSLPILMLTALGEPENRVEGLDAGADDYLIKPFVMAELLARLRALQRRSPQFQPQILTMGNFSLDPGNNLLIVMTSAHQHQKINLTIKEFQIFQYLMQNPGQIIAGSKIRQQLWDLDEEPMSNVVAAQMRLIRRKLAQYNCPCPIETVPGQGYRFNLSP, from the coding sequence GTGCGAATTTTATTGGTGGAAGATGAAACAGATTTAGGACTGGCTATTAAGAAAGTGCTAGTCAGTGAAAAATATGTGGTGGATTGGGTGACGGATGGCTCCCAGGCTTGGGACTATTTGGATAATCAATGGACAGATTACACCGTTGCTGTTGTGGATTGGTTACTGCCAGGTTTATCTGGTTTGGGACTATGTCAAAAATTGCGGGCCCAAGGAAATTCCTTACCAATTTTGATGTTAACTGCTTTAGGAGAACCGGAAAATCGAGTGGAAGGGCTAGACGCAGGAGCAGATGATTATCTAATAAAACCCTTTGTGATGGCGGAACTATTAGCAAGATTAAGGGCCCTACAACGGCGATCGCCGCAATTTCAGCCGCAAATTTTGACCATGGGTAATTTTAGTCTTGACCCTGGCAATAATTTACTAATAGTTATGACTTCGGCTCATCAACACCAAAAAATTAATTTAACGATCAAAGAATTCCAAATTTTTCAATACCTAATGCAAAATCCAGGGCAAATCATTGCCGGGAGTAAAATTCGCCAACAACTCTGGGATCTTGATGAGGAGCCTATGAGTAATGTAGTGGCAGCTCAAATGCGTTTAATTCGTCGTAAATTAGCCCAGTATAACTGTCCTTGTCCCATTGAAACCGTACCAGGTCAAGGCTATCGGTTTAATCTTTCGCCATGA
- a CDS encoding cobalt transporter: MMKTIQLASSFLALGLTLAVPNLAIAHVGHGDEFQAEGGINRVAVNAETDSVLGIVVEPIASAPDGNGGVYIPATALVDGGDRQLVFVQYEGFYEPVPVKTGATQGELIEITEGLSVGEKLVTQGSLSLYAESRKTQTAETETKEPIVAESTTTGTSETASPAETTSTPPNETQASPPMATESGLPVLPIALGGLGVIGAGILGLRAYNLSRKGKNIFGK; encoded by the coding sequence GTGATGAAAACGATTCAATTAGCAAGTTCCTTTCTGGCCCTGGGTTTGACCCTAGCAGTACCTAACCTGGCGATCGCCCATGTGGGGCACGGTGACGAGTTCCAAGCGGAAGGTGGCATTAATCGGGTGGCGGTGAATGCAGAAACCGATTCTGTGTTGGGCATTGTGGTGGAACCGATCGCCTCTGCGCCGGATGGCAATGGCGGAGTTTATATTCCTGCCACAGCATTGGTAGACGGAGGAGATAGGCAACTGGTGTTTGTGCAGTATGAAGGGTTTTATGAGCCGGTGCCGGTGAAAACGGGAGCGACCCAGGGGGAATTGATTGAAATCACTGAAGGATTATCGGTGGGGGAAAAGTTAGTTACCCAGGGCTCTTTATCCCTTTATGCTGAATCCCGCAAAACTCAAACGGCAGAGACTGAGACCAAAGAGCCGATTGTAGCTGAGTCTACGACAACAGGGACTTCTGAAACGGCTTCCCCTGCGGAGACTACAAGCACTCCTCCCAATGAAACCCAGGCAAGTCCCCCCATGGCCACAGAATCAGGATTACCCGTTTTACCGATCGCCTTGGGAGGATTAGGGGTTATTGGGGCTGGAATTCTGGGATTACGAGCTTATAACCTGAGTCGCAAAGGCAAAAACATTTTTGGCAAATAA
- a CDS encoding sensor histidine kinase KdpD, which yields MYPIPRSGSPSPRGKHKVFIGMAPGVGKTYRMLEEAQQLKQEGIDIVIGILETHGRADTADKAIGLESIPLKSIDWQGRTLTEMDVDGVIKRRPQLALIDELAHTNIPSSQREKRYQDVEIILDAGIDVYSTINIQHLESLNDLVYKISGVVVRERVPDRLLDEADEVVMIDVTPETLQERLREGKIYAAEKIEQALQNFFQRQNLIALRELALREVADNVEGNGRESNFENYCNIQERILVCISTYPNSIRLLRRGARIANQMNGQLYVIFVSHPNQFLSKNETLHIETCKRLCEEFEGEFLRIESDNIVSAIMTAAGEYHITQIVLGETKRSRWNLLIKGSIVQRLMRVLPQVDLHIIANDPTRTIERI from the coding sequence ATGTACCCCATTCCACGGTCAGGTTCTCCGTCCCCACGAGGCAAACACAAAGTTTTTATCGGTATGGCCCCTGGGGTAGGAAAAACCTATCGTATGTTGGAAGAAGCTCAACAACTTAAACAAGAAGGAATTGATATTGTCATCGGTATCCTAGAAACCCACGGTAGAGCAGACACAGCAGATAAAGCGATCGGGCTAGAAAGTATTCCTCTGAAAAGCATTGACTGGCAGGGGCGGACTTTAACGGAAATGGATGTTGATGGAGTGATCAAACGCAGGCCCCAATTAGCTCTAATAGATGAATTAGCCCACACTAATATTCCTAGTTCTCAACGGGAGAAGCGTTATCAAGATGTCGAGATCATTCTAGACGCAGGCATTGATGTTTATTCCACCATTAATATCCAGCATTTAGAAAGCTTAAACGACTTAGTCTATAAAATTTCTGGTGTTGTAGTCCGAGAACGAGTTCCGGATCGCCTACTTGATGAAGCAGATGAAGTAGTAATGATAGATGTCACTCCAGAAACTTTACAAGAACGACTTAGAGAAGGAAAAATTTATGCGGCCGAGAAGATTGAGCAGGCTTTGCAAAACTTTTTCCAGCGTCAGAACCTCATTGCCCTTAGGGAATTAGCATTGCGAGAAGTTGCAGATAATGTTGAGGGAAATGGTCGAGAAAGCAACTTTGAAAATTACTGTAATATCCAAGAGCGAATTTTAGTCTGTATTTCAACCTATCCAAACTCAATTCGGTTACTAAGACGGGGAGCACGCATTGCCAATCAAATGAATGGTCAATTGTACGTTATTTTTGTTTCCCATCCCAACCAATTTCTTTCCAAGAATGAGACGCTTCATATTGAAACTTGTAAGCGATTGTGTGAAGAATTTGAAGGAGAGTTTTTACGCATAGAATCAGATAACATAGTCTCAGCGATTATGACTGCTGCGGGTGAATATCATATTACACAAATTGTTTTAGGGGAAACTAAACGCTCTCGCTGGAACCTACTAATTAAAGGCTCTATTGTTCAGAGGTTAATGCGAGTTTTACCCCAAGTAGATCTACATATTATTGCCAATGACCCTACCAGAACTATCGAGCGGATTTAA
- the rppB gene encoding two-component system sensor histidine kinase RppB has product MNTHRLFARSRLRLALWYALVMGGILGVLGLGVYRSIVQANWVALEREIESIAGTLHDSLEPMLPNNSSPTEVLQQIFPDLCLVNQPCRTNPTLIERHTIGISDRRLYYIRLFDYRGRLLVFSPNQPTNLSPQLNKETWQTIQTLNGNRYRQFTTILHSADNVNQSSWGYLQIGRNLTAFDAENRRILWVLGISLPVALGLVALSSWGLAGIAMGPIYQSYQQQQQFTANAAHELRSPLASLIATVEALLCINNDHNCETQTLLQTVERQGRRLSQLITDLLLLSRLEQETEPNDWTFCCLNDLVSDLTEEFLELAIAAGIDLSSEVSSKEIYVWGNESQLYRLVSNLIANAIYYTPAEGSINISLVSSEKMGIITVQDTGIGIALDQQERIFERFYRVDEARSRQKGGAGLGLAIAQAIAFKHKGYLTVESELSRGSLFTVRLPMPL; this is encoded by the coding sequence ATGAATACCCATCGTTTGTTTGCTCGTAGTCGTCTACGATTAGCCCTCTGGTATGCTTTAGTGATGGGTGGAATTCTTGGCGTTTTAGGATTAGGAGTATATCGTTCTATTGTGCAGGCTAATTGGGTCGCTTTAGAGCGAGAAATTGAATCGATCGCCGGGACATTACATGATAGTTTGGAACCAATGTTGCCTAATAATTCAAGTCCCACGGAAGTATTGCAACAAATTTTCCCGGATCTCTGCTTAGTTAATCAGCCTTGTCGGACTAATCCAACCCTGATCGAACGCCATACCATTGGCATCAGCGATCGCCGTCTTTATTACATCCGTCTTTTTGATTATCGGGGTCGTCTGCTGGTTTTTTCTCCGAATCAGCCAACGAATTTATCCCCTCAGTTAAATAAAGAGACCTGGCAAACAATTCAAACCTTAAACGGTAATCGCTATCGTCAATTTACTACCATCTTACATAGTGCTGATAATGTTAATCAATCATCCTGGGGATACTTACAAATTGGCAGGAATCTAACCGCATTTGATGCAGAAAATAGACGTATTCTTTGGGTTTTAGGGATAAGTTTACCCGTTGCCCTAGGGTTAGTTGCCCTGTCCAGTTGGGGGTTAGCAGGGATAGCCATGGGGCCTATTTATCAGTCCTATCAGCAACAACAACAATTCACAGCCAATGCTGCCCACGAATTACGATCACCGTTAGCTAGTCTGATTGCCACGGTGGAAGCTCTATTGTGCATTAACAACGATCATAACTGCGAAACCCAAACTTTATTGCAAACTGTTGAAAGGCAGGGGAGAAGACTCAGCCAATTAATTACTGATCTACTTCTGTTAAGTCGGTTAGAACAGGAAACGGAACCTAATGATTGGACATTTTGTTGCTTGAATGATTTAGTTAGTGACCTTACAGAAGAATTTTTAGAATTGGCGATCGCCGCTGGAATTGATCTCAGCAGTGAGGTTAGTTCCAAGGAAATTTACGTCTGGGGTAATGAATCCCAACTCTATAGACTGGTTTCAAACTTAATTGCTAATGCCATTTACTATACCCCCGCCGAGGGAAGTATCAATATTAGTCTCGTATCTAGTGAAAAAATGGGGATTATTACTGTTCAAGATACGGGAATTGGCATTGCTCTAGATCAACAAGAACGAATTTTTGAGCGTTTTTATCGGGTGGACGAGGCCCGGTCTCGACAAAAGGGAGGGGCAGGATTAGGGTTGGCCATTGCCCAGGCGATCGCTTTTAAACATAAGGGTTATTTAACTGTCGAGAGTGAATTAAGCCGAGGGAGTTTATTCACTGTCAGGTTACCCATGCCCCTTTAG
- a CDS encoding UPF0175 family protein codes for MQIILDLPDAIEINPADLRTELAISLFQQERITLGTASQLASLNQIEFQQLLASRGICIHYNTEDLEQDLKSLQEDGW; via the coding sequence ATGCAAATCATCCTCGATCTTCCCGATGCCATCGAAATTAATCCAGCAGATCTCCGTACTGAACTGGCGATTTCATTGTTTCAACAAGAGCGTATTACCCTAGGAACTGCTAGCCAACTCGCTAGTTTAAATCAAATAGAATTTCAGCAATTACTTGCCAGTCGGGGTATCTGTATTCATTACAACACTGAAGACCTAGAGCAAGATCTCAAAAGTCTTCAAGAAGATGGCTGGTAA
- a CDS encoding tyrosine-type recombinase/integrase: MFDKYRQVQQSVRFPSSYVFRGKRVGSHLHPSMAHKILKAATDRIGVRGVSTHSFRRTALTMMCRKGINLRVIQKISGHKNLNVLSHYLEVSEQEKEQALSTISF; encoded by the coding sequence TTGTTCGATAAATACCGGCAAGTTCAACAATCCGTCAGGTTTCCATCGTCCTATGTTTTTCGGGGCAAACGGGTGGGGTCACATCTTCACCCTTCCATGGCCCACAAAATTTTGAAAGCGGCAACAGATAGGATTGGAGTGAGGGGAGTTTCTACCCATTCTTTCCGCCGCACTGCGTTAACTATGATGTGTCGCAAGGGTATTAATCTCCGGGTCATTCAGAAGATTAGTGGTCATAAAAATTTGAATGTGTTGTCCCACTATCTGGAGGTTTCTGAACAGGAGAAGGAGCAGGCCCTATCTACAATCTCGTTTTAG
- the kdpB gene encoding potassium-transporting ATPase subunit KdpB, whose product MTQSSLTLKQPGGPRQQRKHTPKAQMANLYRRALVSAFWKLDPRVMVKNPVIFIVWVGTLITAILTLNPSLFGTDQSEGAAVYNGLITLILFFTILFANFAEAVAEGRGKAQADALKSTRSDTIARRIQPNGAIEEVSSTSLRRGDRIKVIAGEMIPIDGEVIEGVASVDESAITGESAPVLKEPGSDVASSVTGGTRIISDELTLQVTSDPGMGFIDRMIALVEGAERSKTPNEIALTVLLAVLTLVFLIVVATLPPIANYAQSPVGITILVALLVALIPTTIGGLLSAIGIAGMDRVAQFNVVATSGRAVEACGDINTLVLDKTGTITLGNRLAEEFIPINGHNQSEVAEIALAASLFDTTPEGKSIVRLAEKMGAKVDFDKNQAEGVEFSARTRMSGTDLPNGDEIRKGAVDAIRGFVRSRGGEANAELDKAFERVSRLGGTPLAVCQNNDIYGVIYLKDIIKPGIRERFAQLRRMGVRTVMLTGDNRITASVIAEEAGVDDFVAEATPEDKIQVIQIEQSQGKLVAMTGDGTNDAPALAQANVGVAMNSGTQAAKEAANMVDLDSDPTKLIDLITIGKQLLITRGALTTFSLANDIAKYFAIIPAMFGAVGIEALNIMALSSHRTAVLSALIYNALIIPALIPLALKGIEFRPLTANQLLQRNILIYGLGGIIAPFIAIKLIDLGLSAVTRF is encoded by the coding sequence GACCCCCGGGTAATGGTAAAAAACCCAGTTATATTCATTGTTTGGGTTGGTACCTTGATTACGGCCATACTGACCCTCAATCCCAGCCTATTTGGAACAGATCAAAGTGAAGGGGCAGCAGTTTATAACGGCTTGATTACCCTGATTTTATTTTTCACCATATTATTTGCTAATTTCGCTGAGGCCGTGGCGGAAGGACGGGGAAAAGCCCAGGCCGATGCCCTGAAATCCACTCGCTCAGATACGATAGCCCGACGCATACAGCCCAATGGTGCCATCGAAGAAGTCAGTTCCACTAGCCTACGACGCGGCGATCGCATCAAAGTGATAGCTGGAGAGATGATTCCCATCGATGGAGAAGTGATAGAGGGGGTTGCTTCGGTCGATGAGTCGGCGATTACCGGTGAATCAGCCCCCGTATTAAAGGAACCAGGATCAGATGTAGCCAGTTCTGTTACCGGGGGAACCCGCATTATCTCCGATGAATTAACCCTGCAAGTTACCTCCGATCCTGGTATGGGCTTCATCGACCGCATGATTGCCCTGGTGGAAGGAGCAGAGCGGTCTAAAACCCCCAATGAGATTGCCCTAACGGTTTTACTTGCTGTTTTGACCCTGGTCTTTTTGATTGTGGTGGCTACCCTACCGCCGATCGCCAACTACGCCCAAAGTCCTGTGGGCATAACTATTCTGGTGGCTTTATTGGTGGCATTAATTCCCACCACCATCGGTGGCTTGCTCAGTGCCATCGGCATTGCGGGGATGGATCGGGTAGCTCAGTTTAATGTGGTGGCCACGTCCGGGCGGGCAGTGGAAGCCTGTGGAGATATAAATACCCTAGTTCTTGATAAAACAGGGACTATTACTCTGGGTAATCGTTTAGCGGAGGAGTTTATCCCCATCAACGGACACAATCAATCTGAGGTAGCGGAGATCGCCCTGGCAGCTAGTTTATTTGATACGACTCCGGAAGGTAAATCAATTGTGCGACTAGCGGAAAAAATGGGGGCAAAGGTTGACTTTGATAAAAACCAGGCGGAAGGAGTGGAATTCTCCGCCCGTACCCGCATGAGTGGCACCGACCTACCCAATGGGGATGAGATCAGAAAAGGGGCTGTGGATGCTATCCGGGGCTTTGTGCGTTCCCGAGGTGGGGAGGCTAATGCTGAACTAGACAAAGCCTTTGAAAGGGTTTCTCGACTGGGGGGCACTCCCCTGGCCGTTTGCCAGAATAATGACATCTACGGGGTAATTTACCTCAAAGATATTATCAAACCCGGCATTCGTGAACGGTTTGCTCAATTACGTCGCATGGGAGTTCGCACTGTCATGCTCACAGGGGATAACCGCATTACGGCTTCGGTCATTGCCGAGGAAGCGGGGGTAGATGACTTTGTAGCGGAAGCAACCCCAGAAGACAAAATTCAGGTCATCCAAATTGAGCAATCCCAAGGAAAACTGGTAGCTATGACCGGAGATGGTACCAACGATGCTCCGGCCCTAGCCCAAGCCAATGTGGGGGTAGCTATGAATTCCGGTACCCAGGCGGCCAAGGAAGCAGCCAATATGGTGGATCTTGATTCTGACCCCACCAAACTAATTGACTTAATCACCATTGGCAAACAACTTTTGATTACCAGGGGTGCGCTAACAACCTTTTCCCTAGCCAATGACATTGCTAAATATTTTGCCATTATTCCAGCGATGTTTGGGGCAGTGGGTATCGAAGCACTCAATATTATGGCCCTCAGTAGTCATCGCACGGCAGTGCTTTCCGCTTTGATTTACAACGCCTTGATCATTCCTGCCTTAATTCCCTTAGCCCTCAAAGGAATTGAGTTTCGTCCCCTCACGGCTAATCAATTGCTCCAACGTAATATCCTCATCTACGGTCTTGGAGGCATCATAGCCCCATTCATTGCCATCAAATTGATCGATCTGGGACTATCGGCGGTGACGCGGTTTTAA
- a CDS encoding potassium-transporting ATPase subunit F, whose protein sequence is MRYKPPKFSCIIFLGLVLNTVIAPMVYAATDKAITRGTAYSLGLLCLLVLALAIYLAIVIVQPERF, encoded by the coding sequence ATGAGATATAAACCACCTAAGTTTTCCTGCATCATTTTCCTTGGCCTTGTCCTCAATACGGTGATCGCCCCTATGGTTTATGCCGCCACTGATAAGGCAATTACTAGAGGCACGGCCTACTCCCTGGGTCTGCTCTGTCTATTAGTTCTAGCTCTAGCCATTTACTTAGCCATAGTCATTGTGCAACCTGAAAGGTTTTAG
- the kdpC gene encoding K(+)-transporting ATPase subunit C, producing MQDLIFSIRSIATLWILTAFLYPLLIFLIGQTVFPFQANGSLLTNAQGEVVGSVLIGQTFTEDKYFWGRPSVVDYSEGEDANPTGLSGGSNLASENPDLLERIKAEAERLKSFGVEPTANLLYSSGSGLDPHISPAAAAAQLERVAKARGLRMEAVQSLITQNTEGRFLGIFGDPGINVLTLNMALDNIKS from the coding sequence ATGCAAGACCTAATTTTCAGCATTCGTAGTATCGCCACCCTTTGGATTTTGACCGCTTTTTTGTATCCTCTATTAATTTTTCTCATTGGCCAAACGGTTTTTCCTTTTCAGGCCAACGGTAGTTTATTGACTAATGCCCAAGGTGAAGTGGTGGGTTCAGTTTTAATTGGTCAAACTTTTACGGAGGATAAATATTTCTGGGGTCGTCCTAGCGTCGTTGACTACAGCGAAGGGGAAGATGCTAATCCTACCGGACTTTCTGGTGGCAGTAACCTAGCGTCAGAAAATCCTGATCTGCTAGAGCGAATTAAAGCAGAAGCTGAACGTCTAAAGTCCTTCGGTGTTGAACCCACGGCCAATCTACTCTATTCTTCCGGTTCTGGCCTCGATCCCCACATTTCCCCCGCTGCGGCGGCAGCCCAATTGGAGCGGGTTGCCAAGGCTAGGGGATTAAGAATGGAGGCAGTACAATCCCTAATTACTCAAAATACAGAGGGGCGCTTCCTCGGAATTTTTGGTGATCCTGGCATCAATGTTCTGACACTAAATATGGCCTTGGATAATATTAAATCCTAA